CCCAACATTAATTGAATAGCTCTTAAATCGGCACCATTTTCTAAAAGATGAGTAGCGAAGGAGTGTCTAAAAGTATGTGGGCTAACCTGTTTATGGATTCCTGCTTTTTCTACCAATCGTTTTATGATTGTAAAAATCATTGCCCGGGTGAGTTGTCTACCTCTTCTGTTTAAAAATAAGGTGTCTTCATGCCCTTTTTTAATATCAATATGGTTACGAATTTCGGCAGTGTAAATATTGATATATTTTTGAGTGGTTTCTCCTATAGGTACAAAACGTTGTTTATCACCTTTTCCGGTAACACTAATGTACCCTTCATCAAAAAAAAGACTGGATTTTTTTAAAGTGATAAGCTCGCTTACTCGTAAACCGCATCCATAAAGAGTTTCAATAATTGCACGATTACGCTCTCCTTCTGGTTTACCAAGATCGATTTGGGCAATAATGAGATCTATTTCTTCAACAGATAGCGTGTCGGGTAGTTTTCTACCTATTTTTGGAGATTCTATAAGTTCCATTGGATTAGATTCTCTATAATCTTCAAAAACAAGATAATTAAAGAAACTTTTTAATCCAGAAATAATTCTTGATTGGGAACGCGGGTTAACCAGTTTTGCTATTTCAAAAATAAACTGCTGAAGTATCTCTTTTTCAATAGAAAGGGGAGTAGTTGCTATATCTTGATGTTCGAGAAATTTTAATAACCGCTGAATATCAAGAGTGTAGTTAATAATTGAATTTTCAGACAATCCTCTTTCAATTTTCAGGTAATGTTTGTAGTCTTTTATCGCGTGGTCCCATTTCATTACTACTAAGATATGATATAAAAGAAAACCATCCCAATTTACTTATAGGTGGTTTAGAAATAATAAATCAATGTTTTTATAGATGTATGACAAACCCTATGTTGAATTGGAAAACATCTTTATGAAATCGGTCATCTAAGCTAAAATTATATCGTAATCCTGGCTCAATACTTACCTTATCTCCTAGAAAAAAAGCATAACCTCCCTGTACACCAAAATAGGATGGATCTTGTTTTAAATCTGTACTTGCACCATTATAATCGATTTGTACAGGGATTACTCCAATAATATAATATTTGGCACCTATTTTATAAGAAAAAGAGTCAAATGATTCAGAGTCTCCACCTTTATCTATAGACCCGTAGCCTAAACCTATTTTTAGAGATAAATCATCCATAATAAAATAGCCTACTTCGGTACCGATATTAAAGGTTGATCCCCCATTATCAGAAAAACTTGTAAATTGAATACCCGTATTAGAAGCACTTGCTGCTCCAAAATTTGTATTAGCTTCGATTAACCATTTTCCTTTAATAGTTTGACCATTGTTTTGAGCATTTGCAAAGACAAAACTTATTACTGCTAAAACAGGTAATATCACTTTTTTCATAATCTATTATTGGTTTTAAAATTGGTTGCTAAACTATTTAATTTGCCAATACAAAAAGTTAATTAGTTATTAATATTTTAGATACTAATTTTGAAAGTGTATTTTTTATTTGGTAAAGAATAAAAAGTATCAATTTATGGTAGAACATAAATTCTAAAACCATATTAATAATAACATCTAAGAGTATTCTAAACTATTGAAGTGCATTTTTTGTGTGTAGATTCAGGTTTTTTAAAAAATAAAACTACTTTTGAGTAGTAATAGTATTTATTATATGATGAAGAAATTTTTTCTTATTGTTTCTGCCCTAATGATGATCACATCTTTAACTGCTCAACAAGAGAGTGAAGAATTATATACTCGTGCAGGATTTAAATTTGGGCTTAATTATGCAAATATAACCGGAGATATAAAAAATACAGATGCGCGAGTGCGAATGCACCTGGGGGCTGTCATAGAATTTCCTGTATCTCAACGGTTTTTTGTACAGGCAGAAGTATTGTATACAGCACAAGGATATAAAGTTGATGATAATGGAGAAGAAAACAAAATCAGCTTAAATTATTTAACATTGCCTATTATTGCTAAATATTATTTTACAAATAAGTTTAGTTTGGAGACAGGACCACAACTGGCTATATTGGCAAATGCAACAGAATCCGCAGAGAATACTCCTGATGAGTTCTTTGATTCTTTTAATAGTTTTGATTTTAGTTGGGGATTTGGAGCTGGATATAAGACAGAGTCTGGTTTGTTTTTTCAATTACGATATAATCTGGGCCTAACAAA
This region of Aquimarina spinulae genomic DNA includes:
- the xerA gene encoding site-specific tyrosine recombinase/integron integrase — translated: MKWDHAIKDYKHYLKIERGLSENSIINYTLDIQRLLKFLEHQDIATTPLSIEKEILQQFIFEIAKLVNPRSQSRIISGLKSFFNYLVFEDYRESNPMELIESPKIGRKLPDTLSVEEIDLIIAQIDLGKPEGERNRAIIETLYGCGLRVSELITLKKSSLFFDEGYISVTGKGDKQRFVPIGETTQKYINIYTAEIRNHIDIKKGHEDTLFLNRRGRQLTRAMIFTIIKRLVEKAGIHKQVSPHTFRHSFATHLLENGADLRAIQLMLGHESITTTEIYMHIDRSHLSEVIHSFHPRR
- a CDS encoding porin family protein → MMKKFFLIVSALMMITSLTAQQESEELYTRAGFKFGLNYANITGDIKNTDARVRMHLGAVIEFPVSQRFFVQAEVLYTAQGYKVDDNGEENKISLNYLTLPIIAKYYFTNKFSLETGPQLAILANATESAENTPDEFFDSFNSFDFSWGFGAGYKTESGLFFQLRYNLGLTNINDIDTLDIDFKHSVAQLSVGYLFKTKNNRRRQDPINE